From the genome of Argentina anserina chromosome 4, drPotAnse1.1, whole genome shotgun sequence, one region includes:
- the LOC126792828 gene encoding CASP-like protein 2C1 encodes MKFHMEKTEAFLRLSSVFLLVLTAILVGVDHQTKFVFFIRRKASFDDVNALLVLVYVDAVVAGYNLLRLFGECSMSAGFIKESRKESNVKMAWISLLLDQVAVYVAFGANSAAFQASLLAITGVPDFQWMKLCDKYTRFCFQIGGALSCGYLACLLMIFISFISAFNLFRLYSPNKLFLLKSISG; translated from the exons ATGAAGTTCCACATGGAGAAAACAGAAGCCTTTCTGAGGCTCTCTTCAGTTTTCCTCTTGGTTCTCACTGCGATACTTGTAGGAGTTGATCACCAGACCAAATTTGTCTTCTTCATTAGGAGGAAAGCTTCTTTCGACGATGTCAATGCCCTCCT GGTTCTGGTTTACGTCGATGCTGTGGTTGCCGGATATAATCTGCTTCGACTTTTTGGCGAGTGTTCAATGTCAGCTGGTTTTATCAAAGAAAGTCGAAAAGAGTCCAACGTAAAAATGGCTTGGATTTCTCTCTTGCTCGATCAG GTAGCAGTATATGTGGCGTTTGGGGCAAACTCAGCTGCATTTCAGGCTTCACTGTTAGCAATTACAGGTGTACCAGATTTTCAGTGGATGAAGTTGTGCGACAAATACACCAGATTCTGCTTTCAAATCGGTGGAGCTTTGTCTTGTGGATACCTAGCATGCCTCCTCATGATCTTCATATCCTTCATCAGTGCCTTCAATCTTTTTAGGCTTTACTCCCCCAATAAACTATTTCTCTTAAAGAGCATATCAGGGTGA
- the LOC126792112 gene encoding uncharacterized protein LOC126792112: protein MALSEFTFKYVAQKSVKGQALADFLAHHPSAEMESMEEVEIGFVETMRNNFWTMHFDGSSTETLAGAGVTIESPEGEIFPFAFQLDFRCTNNQAEYKALIIGMEMLQEMGAQCVLVLGDSQLVINQLLKEFKCTSWSLLPYYALADQLVEAFDRISFVHVPRKENSDANEMAHLASGMHFQTTEASRIVKVSRRTMPALQDRGVPVEIFVVIVDLSDWRYPIIQFHNNPEGKHDRRTKYFAANYVLYKDQLYRKFANGLLLLCIGGPDALRVMREVHEGIYGAHQAGIKMRWLIRRHGYYWPTIMKDCTEFALGCQQCQIHGPHHRVPAHLLHPIVKPWPFRCWAMDIIVATDFFTKWVEAKPYTSIYGETVITFIKQEIVHWFGIPETILAERGSVFISEAVHIATSELVIQMTHSTPYYPKANGQAEASNKVVINVLKWMIDDKPRDWHNLLSETLWALRTSK from the exons ATGGCTCTTTCAGAGTTCACTTTCAAATATGTAGCACAAAAATCTGTAAAGGGACAAGCATTGGCTGATTTCTTGGCTCATCACCCATCTGCAGAGATGGAATCCATGGAGGAAGTTGAGATTGGATTTGTTGAAACCATGCGGAATAATTTCTGGACAATGCACTTTGATGGCTCTAGCACAGAAACGTTAGCTGGCGCTGGTGTTACAATTGAATCTCCAGAAGGTGAAATATTCCCATTCGCATTTCAGTTGGATTTTCGTTGCACCAATAATCAGGCTGAATATAAGGCCCTCATTATTGGGATGGAGATGCTCCAGGAGATGGGAGCTCAGTGTGTTTTGGTACTTGGGGACTCACAGTTAGTAATTAATCAGTTGCTTAAGGAATTCAAATGTACAAGTTGGTCTTTACTACCTTACTATGCTCTAGCAGATCAACTGGTTGAGGCTTTTGATAGAATCTCTTTTGTCCATGTTCCAAGAAAGGAGAATAGTGATGCTAATGAAATGGCGCATCTTGCCTCCGGTATGCACTTTCAGACAACAGAAGCGAGTAGGATAGTTAAGGTCTCTAGAAGAACCATGCCTGCCTTACAAGATCGTGGTGTCCCTGTAGAAATCTTTGTTGTTATTGTGGATTTGTCAGATTGGAGGTATCCGATAATCCAATTTCATAATAATCCAGAAGGAAAGCATGATCGTAGAACTAAGTATTTCGCGGCCAACTACGTGCTCTACAAGGATCAGTTGTATCGTAAATTTGCAAACGGTTTGCTTCTCTTGTGCATTGGAGGACCTGACGCTCTTCGAGTTATGCGCGAAGTGCATGAGGGGATCTATGGAGCTCATCAGGCAGGAATCAAGATGCGTTGGTTGATTCGCAGACACGGCTATTACTGGCCAACTATAATGAAGGATTGCACTGAATTTGCTCTCGGCTGTCAACAATGTCAAATACATGGTCCACATCATAGAGTGCCTGCTCATTTGTTGCATCCAATTGTTAAACCTTGGCCATTTCGTTGTTGGGCCATGGATATCATTG TGGCGACCGATTTCTTCACCAAATGGGTTGAGGCGAAGCCATACACTTCCATCTATGGTGAAACTGTAATCACCTTTATTAAACAAGAGATTGTGCACTGGTTCGGAATCCCTGAAACAATTCTCGCAGAACGCGGTTCTGTCTTCATTTCAGAGGCTGTGCATATTGCTACCAGTGAGTTAGTCATACAAATGACTCACTCTACTCCCTATTACCCTAAAGCAAATGGTCAGGCTGAAGCATCTAACAAAGTGGTCATCAATGTGCTCAAATGGATGATAGATGATAAACCGCGTGATTGGCATAATCTTTTGTCTGAAACATTGTGGGCTCTCCGCACTTCGAAATGA